In Silene latifolia isolate original U9 population chromosome X, ASM4854445v1, whole genome shotgun sequence, the following proteins share a genomic window:
- the LOC141619927 gene encoding uncharacterized protein LOC141619927, giving the protein MRPRSGKHDNSIKIDFPEFNGSLNPDDFLEWLRSMERIFEFKGYNDSKKFKVAILKLKGYASLWYEGMKNQRLRGEKGPIKSWDKLKNKIKTKFITTDYNQDLFLKHTHQRQGVDSVEVYVREFENLTLQCELQEKPEQKMARFIEGLDPKIATKVKLQPLWSFDEVIWVSQKLEKQGKDKATAPNTQYKPQSSKLYTPVKFNIPTKEDKGKSTIIRSPPGDLKRRCYQCQGYGHFSRECPTKITLTAMEIQLIEEDGDIEVEGPFEESTEEETRGQSSRELVLALDEGPALVIRRVMHTQSLEEG; this is encoded by the coding sequence ATGAGACCCAGATCAGGTAAACATGACAACTCTATTAAAATAGATTTTCCTGAGTTTAATGGTAGTCTGAACCCAGATGACTTCCTAGAATGGCTTAGGTCTATGGAAAGAATTTTTGAGTTCAAAGGATACAATGATTCAAAAAAGTTTAAGGTAGCCATCCTAAAACTAAAGGGCTATGCTTCACTCTGGTATGAAGGCATGAAAAACCAGAGGTTAAGAGGGGAGAAAGGGCCTATCAAATCCTGGgataaactcaaaaacaaaataaaaactaagTTTATTACAACTGACTACAACCAAGACTTGTTTCTGAAACACACTCACCAAAGGCAAGGAGTTGATTCTGTAGAAGTCTATGTCAGAGAATTTGAAAACTTAACCCTACAGTGTGAGTTACAAGAGAAACCTGAACAGAAAATGGCTAGGTTCATAGAAGGGTTAGACCCAAAGATTGCTACCAAAGTTAAACTGCAACCActatggtcctttgatgaagtgATATGGGTGTCCCAAAAATTGGAAAAACAGGGAAAGGATAAGGCCACTGCACCAAACACTCAATACAAACCCCAAAGTTCCAAACTTTACACCCCTGTCAAGTTTAATATACCAACTAAAGAAGACAAGGGAAAATCAACAATCATTAGATCCCCTCCTGGTGACCTGAAGAGAAGGTGTTACCAATGTCAGGGTTATGGCCATTTCAGCAGAGAGTGTCCAACCAAAATAACCCTCACTGCCATGGAAATCCAACTTATAGAGGAGGATGGTGATATTGAGGTGGAAGGTCCCTTCGAGGAATCCACAGAAGAAGAAACCAGGGGACAATCTAGTAGAGAACTGGTACTCGCCCTTGATGAAGGACCAGCACTAGTAATCAGAAGGGTTATGCATACTCAAAGCTTAGAAGAGGGCTAG